One uncultured Caproiciproducens sp. DNA segment encodes these proteins:
- the spoIVA gene encoding stage IV sporulation protein A yields MEERNIYSDISQRTNGDIYIGVVGPVRTGKSTFIKKFMDTIVVPNMESNYRRDRAIDEMPQSAAGRTIMTTEPKFIPEQAVKVKVDDSATFSVRMIDCVGYIVPSALGYIENDMPRMVMTPWYDEPIPFNMAAEIGTKKVITEHSTIGLVVTTDGSISDIPREEYEEAEERVISELKEISKPFIVLLNCTVPDSNSSVSMAAQMQEKYKVPVLPVNCLELEETKIREILSKVLFEFPVKAIKVDMPRWLSSLEKNHWLRSAVYGSIQNSASKISRIREVGTVIDDIKKCEYVNGAKTEAVDLGTGRARISVNLEQNLFYKILGEKTGINIEDEGGLLDNILSLAKIRDKYNKIKDAYQDVQDTGYGIVMPDIEELTLDEPEIIKQGGKYGVRLRAAAPSIHMMKTKITTELTPIVGSEQQSQDMIMYLLKEFEENPSQIWESNIFGKSLHALVNEGLHNKLYRMPTDARDKVRETIERIINEGCNGLICIIL; encoded by the coding sequence ATGGAAGAACGCAATATTTACAGTGATATTTCCCAGCGTACGAACGGTGATATTTATATTGGAGTAGTTGGTCCGGTGAGAACCGGAAAGTCCACTTTCATTAAAAAATTCATGGATACCATCGTCGTCCCAAACATGGAATCAAACTACAGGCGTGACCGTGCCATTGATGAAATGCCGCAGTCCGCCGCAGGACGTACCATTATGACGACGGAGCCGAAATTCATTCCGGAACAAGCCGTAAAGGTGAAGGTTGATGACAGTGCGACCTTTTCGGTGCGTATGATTGACTGCGTCGGTTATATCGTTCCAAGCGCACTAGGATACATAGAAAACGACATGCCGCGCATGGTTATGACTCCATGGTACGATGAGCCGATTCCGTTCAATATGGCTGCTGAAATAGGCACCAAAAAAGTGATTACGGAACACTCAACGATTGGTTTGGTTGTTACAACCGACGGAAGCATCAGCGATATTCCGCGTGAGGAATATGAGGAGGCAGAGGAAAGGGTAATCAGTGAGTTAAAGGAAATCAGTAAGCCTTTCATTGTGCTGCTTAACTGCACTGTTCCGGACTCAAATTCTTCGGTTTCCATGGCTGCACAGATGCAGGAGAAATATAAGGTTCCTGTTCTGCCTGTCAACTGCCTTGAACTGGAAGAAACGAAAATCAGAGAAATTCTTTCCAAAGTACTCTTTGAATTTCCGGTGAAAGCGATTAAGGTCGACATGCCGCGCTGGCTTTCTAGCCTTGAAAAAAATCATTGGCTGCGTTCAGCTGTGTACGGCAGTATTCAGAATTCAGCCTCTAAAATCTCCCGGATACGGGAAGTCGGAACCGTTATCGACGATATCAAAAAATGCGAATATGTTAACGGTGCTAAAACAGAGGCAGTTGATCTGGGCACCGGCCGCGCGCGCATTTCTGTCAATTTAGAGCAAAATCTATTTTATAAAATTCTCGGTGAGAAAACCGGCATCAATATTGAAGATGAAGGCGGGCTACTTGACAATATTCTCAGCCTTGCCAAAATCAGGGATAAGTACAATAAGATAAAAGACGCATATCAGGATGTGCAGGATACCGGATATGGCATTGTTATGCCGGATATTGAAGAACTCACGCTCGACGAACCGGAAATCATCAAGCAGGGTGGCAAGTACGGCGTTCGTTTAAGAGCAGCCGCACCTTCCATTCACATGATGAAAACAAAAATAACAACGGAGCTGACGCCAATCGTTGGTTCCGAGCAGCAGTCACAGGATATGATTATGTATCTCCTGAAGGAGTTTGAGGAGAATCCCTCCCAAATATGGGAATCAAACATTTTCGGAAAAAGCCTGCATGCACTCGTCAACGAAGGTCTTCACAATAAACTTTATAGAATGCCTACAGACGCAAGGGATAAAGTCCGTGAAACAATTGAACGAATTATCAATGAAGGCTGTAATGGTTTGATATGCATTATACTGTAA
- a CDS encoding sulfide/dihydroorotate dehydrogenase-like FAD/NAD-binding protein, with the protein MFTIVEKRKLNDSMTLMAVEAPYIAKKAKAGQFIILRVNEFGERIPLTVADYDREKGTITIIYQKVGKTTLMLDQLNVGDAILDFIGPLGQATELEGYKKVAVIGGGAGCAIAYPQAKALHNMGAKVDMIAGFRNKDIIILEDEMKAVSDHLILTTDDGSNGNKGFVTDALRKNIEDGANYDLVIAIGPLVMMRAVCNLTKEYNIKTLISMNPIMIDGTGMCGGCRLTVGGKTKFACVDGPDFDGHEVDFDEAIKRSRTYSEAEKEATREYNCHLMEGAENA; encoded by the coding sequence ATGTTTACGATTGTTGAAAAGCGCAAATTAAATGATTCAATGACTTTAATGGCGGTTGAAGCGCCATATATTGCAAAAAAAGCGAAGGCCGGTCAGTTTATCATATTGCGCGTAAATGAATTTGGAGAACGGATTCCTCTGACTGTAGCGGACTATGACCGTGAAAAGGGAACCATAACAATCATTTATCAAAAGGTTGGCAAGACAACGTTAATGCTAGACCAGCTGAATGTAGGTGACGCAATTCTTGATTTTATTGGGCCTTTGGGACAAGCCACCGAACTGGAAGGTTATAAAAAAGTTGCGGTCATCGGCGGAGGCGCCGGGTGCGCAATTGCATATCCGCAGGCAAAAGCTCTGCACAATATGGGTGCAAAAGTCGATATGATTGCTGGATTTCGAAATAAAGATATTATTATTCTCGAGGATGAGATGAAAGCAGTAAGCGATCATTTAATTCTTACCACGGATGACGGTTCAAACGGCAACAAAGGATTTGTTACCGATGCACTGCGCAAAAATATTGAGGACGGGGCAAACTATGATCTGGTGATCGCAATTGGGCCGCTCGTCATGATGCGGGCAGTCTGCAACCTGACGAAAGAATACAATATTAAAACGCTGATCAGTATGAACCCGATTATGATTGACGGTACCGGCATGTGCGGCGGCTGCAGGCTGACTGTAGGCGGAAAAACCAAATTTGCCTGTGTTGACGGGCCGGATTTTGACGGTCATGAAGTGGATTTTGATGAAGCAATTAAAAGATCAAGAACCTATTCTGAAGCAGAAAAAGAAGCGACACGCGAGTATAACTGCCACTTAATGGAGGGTGCTGAAAATGCCTAA
- the gltA gene encoding NADPH-dependent glutamate synthase, translating to MPNMSPVKTPMPEQDPNVRNKNFEEVSLGYTEEMAVEEAKRCLNCKNKPCVNGCPVSVRIPEFISSVAAGDMENAYKIIKTTNSLPAVCGRVCPQEAQCEQKCVRGIKGEPVGIGRLERYVADWHIKHGEPEKFDVKLNGHKVAVIGAGPAGLTCAGDLAAIGYSVTVFEALHTAGGVLMYGIPQFRLPKEIVQKEIDALKEKGVDIQTDMVMGKVLSVDELFEMGYEAIFIGTGAGLPSFMEIPGEELVGTYSANEFLTRVNLMKAYLDEYDTPIIRPKNVAVVGGGNVAMDAARTAKRLGAENVYIVYRRAEEQMPARKEEIHHAKEEGVIFNLLRNPVAIHGDENGRVKSIECIEMELGEPDASGRRKPVPKADSNFEIPVDCVVMAIGNSPNPLIRTTTKGLEANKRGCIVVDEATMATTREGVYAAGDAVSGAATVILAMGGGKEAARSIDQYIQSK from the coding sequence ATGCCTAATATGTCCCCAGTTAAAACGCCAATGCCGGAGCAGGACCCAAATGTACGCAACAAAAACTTTGAAGAGGTCTCGCTTGGGTACACGGAGGAAATGGCAGTTGAAGAAGCTAAACGGTGTCTGAACTGCAAGAACAAACCCTGTGTAAACGGATGCCCTGTGAGTGTTCGTATTCCTGAATTTATCAGCAGTGTTGCCGCGGGTGACATGGAAAATGCTTATAAAATTATAAAAACTACCAACTCACTTCCCGCTGTTTGCGGACGTGTTTGCCCTCAAGAAGCCCAGTGCGAGCAGAAATGTGTGCGCGGTATTAAGGGGGAGCCGGTGGGAATCGGACGTTTGGAACGCTATGTTGCAGACTGGCATATAAAACACGGCGAACCCGAAAAATTTGATGTGAAATTAAACGGACATAAGGTGGCCGTCATCGGAGCGGGACCTGCCGGCCTCACCTGTGCCGGAGATCTGGCGGCTATAGGTTACTCCGTTACCGTATTTGAAGCGCTTCATACCGCAGGCGGCGTATTAATGTACGGCATCCCGCAGTTCAGACTTCCAAAAGAAATCGTACAAAAAGAAATTGACGCCTTAAAGGAAAAAGGCGTTGATATACAAACGGATATGGTTATGGGCAAGGTACTGTCTGTGGACGAGCTGTTTGAAATGGGCTATGAGGCCATTTTCATCGGCACTGGTGCCGGACTGCCCAGCTTTATGGAAATTCCCGGTGAGGAACTGGTCGGAACTTATTCGGCAAACGAGTTTTTAACCAGGGTAAACCTGATGAAGGCGTATCTTGATGAATATGACACGCCTATTATCCGGCCGAAAAATGTTGCCGTTGTGGGCGGCGGCAATGTGGCGATGGATGCCGCGAGAACCGCAAAGCGCTTAGGTGCGGAAAATGTTTATATCGTTTACCGCCGTGCCGAAGAACAGATGCCTGCACGTAAAGAGGAAATCCACCATGCAAAGGAAGAAGGCGTGATTTTCAATCTTTTACGCAATCCCGTTGCCATTCACGGTGACGAAAACGGCAGGGTAAAGTCCATTGAGTGCATTGAAATGGAACTTGGTGAGCCGGATGCCTCAGGCAGACGCAAGCCTGTTCCTAAAGCGGACTCGAATTTTGAAATACCGGTTGACTGTGTGGTAATGGCAATCGGGAATTCGCCGAACCCACTCATCCGTACTACTACGAAAGGGCTTGAGGCCAACAAACGCGGCTGTATTGTCGTGGATGAAGCTACCATGGCGACAACCCGTGAGGGTGTTTACGCTGCGGGAGATGCCGTCAGCGGAGCCGCAACCGTGATTCTGGCCATGGGCGGCGGCAAAGAGGCCGCGCGTTCCATTGACCAGTACATTCAATCCAAATAA
- a CDS encoding LytS/YhcK type 5TM receptor domain-containing protein, producing the protein MMMEIFKNIILNISLLVVIAYLLTKIGVVQEFITAEHVRLKVKLEMAVIFGLIGVLSTYTGIRVNGAIANTRVIAVVVGGILGGPVVGLGAGIIAGLHRFAIDIGGFTAIPCAISTIAEGIIGGVFSRYVKQSENRWLIVGSVTMLAEICQMGIILLIAKPFAEAWQLVKVISIPMILFNSLGVIVFIGIFDSVFIEQDREAGNRIRMVMNIADECLPHLRKGLYDKQNLDAATSIILEKAEASGVVITDTNKILSISQGHIKGLKPCKSVAFPQLVVRTLASGEVQMADMAPKDDAFYECLKQFTAVCAPLTQRGEMIGTLVLFIRKFKLSSEVECEYVSGLARLFSTQLELSQVDYQKKLRQKAEFSALQSQVNPHFLFNALSTITAFCREKPDRARELLLVLSNYFRNTLQTGRYMISLSDELEHVNDYLELEKARFEDKLQIEENISEGMDCMVPSFILQPIVENAVKHSAMVSKGCVIVQISVHRENNILHISVQDNGDGIPPDIVQRLYNDTMDQHCVGLSNVHKRLKSIYGEEYGLQINSSESGTEIGIRIPLDMKINGGEDD; encoded by the coding sequence ATGATGATGGAAATATTTAAGAATATTATCTTAAATATCAGTTTACTGGTAGTGATCGCTTACCTATTAACAAAGATAGGTGTTGTGCAGGAGTTCATCACTGCCGAACACGTGCGGCTGAAAGTTAAACTGGAGATGGCGGTCATTTTCGGTTTAATTGGTGTTCTTTCCACATACACCGGTATCCGGGTTAACGGCGCGATTGCGAATACGCGCGTTATTGCGGTAGTAGTGGGCGGAATCCTCGGTGGCCCCGTTGTAGGGCTTGGTGCGGGCATCATTGCCGGCCTACACCGTTTTGCTATTGATATCGGCGGATTTACCGCTATTCCCTGTGCTATTTCCACCATCGCAGAAGGGATTATCGGAGGTGTATTCTCCAGATATGTCAAACAATCCGAAAACAGATGGCTAATTGTGGGGTCAGTGACCATGCTGGCGGAAATATGCCAAATGGGAATCATTCTTTTGATTGCGAAACCTTTTGCTGAGGCATGGCAGTTGGTTAAGGTTATTTCCATCCCTATGATTCTGTTTAACTCGTTAGGTGTAATTGTTTTTATTGGAATCTTTGATTCGGTGTTTATTGAACAGGACCGAGAAGCCGGAAACCGTATCAGAATGGTGATGAACATCGCCGACGAATGTCTGCCGCATCTTCGCAAGGGACTTTACGACAAACAGAACCTTGACGCGGCCACCAGCATTATCCTTGAAAAAGCGGAGGCGTCCGGCGTGGTTATTACAGATACGAATAAGATCCTAAGTATCTCTCAGGGCCATATTAAGGGACTGAAACCCTGCAAATCTGTTGCGTTTCCGCAACTTGTGGTCAGGACGCTGGCATCGGGTGAAGTACAGATGGCCGACATGGCGCCTAAAGATGATGCTTTTTATGAGTGCCTTAAGCAGTTTACCGCCGTGTGCGCACCGCTGACACAAAGAGGGGAGATGATTGGCACATTAGTGCTGTTCATCCGAAAGTTTAAACTTTCCAGTGAGGTAGAATGTGAATATGTCAGCGGTCTTGCAAGGTTGTTTTCTACGCAGTTGGAACTTTCTCAGGTGGATTATCAGAAAAAGCTGCGCCAAAAAGCGGAATTTTCTGCACTTCAAAGCCAAGTGAACCCTCATTTCCTGTTCAATGCCCTTTCTACGATTACAGCATTTTGCAGGGAGAAGCCTGATCGCGCACGCGAGCTTTTGCTTGTACTGAGCAATTATTTCCGCAATACTCTGCAAACAGGACGCTATATGATCAGCCTGTCTGATGAATTGGAGCATGTAAATGATTATCTGGAACTGGAAAAAGCACGCTTTGAAGATAAGCTGCAGATTGAAGAGAATATCTCCGAAGGAATGGATTGCATGGTTCCAAGCTTTATTTTGCAGCCAATTGTTGAAAATGCCGTCAAGCATAGTGCCATGGTCAGTAAAGGATGCGTCATTGTGCAAATCAGCGTCCATCGGGAGAACAACATTTTGCATATTTCAGTACAGGACAACGGAGATGGTATACCGCCGGATATCGTACAACGGCTGTATAATGACACGATGGATCAACATTGTGTCGGACTATCTAATGTACATAAACGGCTTAAAAGCATCTATGGTGAGGAATATGGTCTTCAGATAAATTCAAGCGAGAGTGGAACCGAAATCGGCATTCGAATCCCGCTGGATATGAAAATAAACGGAGGCGAAGACGATTGA
- a CDS encoding LytTR family DNA-binding domain-containing protein, with protein sequence MKIAVIDDERPSRSELRHLIQEYLPEAEIDEADSSAKAIELAGMKTYDVMFVDVHLGDMTGTTLSIMLKQMIPTVQIVFATAFDEYAVKAFDMDAVDYIMKPFDPKRVAHALDKAAMRMRGPVSRQEEPPLVKGKLSISCDKRVLLLDISDIAYIETDSRCCVLHTGKGNYTSTQSLSYFEKKLASAQFFRIHKSYLVNLQYVAEFYPWFNGMFCVKLRGYESESLPVSRKQAKLFKEIFEI encoded by the coding sequence TTGAAAATTGCTGTCATTGATGATGAGCGCCCAAGCCGCAGTGAGCTGCGGCACTTGATTCAGGAATATCTGCCGGAGGCAGAAATTGATGAAGCGGACAGCAGTGCGAAGGCGATTGAATTGGCTGGAATGAAAACTTATGATGTTATGTTTGTAGATGTGCATCTTGGTGACATGACGGGTACCACTCTTTCAATCATGCTCAAACAGATGATACCGACGGTGCAGATCGTTTTTGCAACTGCCTTTGACGAATACGCCGTTAAGGCATTTGATATGGATGCTGTAGACTACATCATGAAACCTTTTGACCCCAAGAGAGTGGCACACGCTCTTGACAAAGCAGCTATGCGAATGCGCGGCCCCGTATCCCGCCAAGAGGAGCCGCCGTTGGTAAAGGGAAAGCTCTCTATTTCATGTGATAAACGGGTGTTGCTGCTGGATATTTCCGATATCGCTTATATTGAAACCGACAGCCGCTGCTGTGTTCTTCACACTGGGAAAGGCAATTACACCAGTACACAATCACTCTCCTATTTCGAAAAGAAGCTGGCCTCGGCTCAATTTTTCCGTATTCACAAAAGTTATCTGGTGAACCTTCAATATGTTGCTGAATTTTACCCGTGGTTCAATGGAATGTTCTGTGTCAAACTGCGTGGATACGAGTCGGAAAGTCTGCCTGTAAGCCGTAAACAGGCAAAATTGTTTAAAGAGATTTTTGAAATCTAA
- a CDS encoding carbon starvation CstA family protein, with protein sequence MVTFLLCIALLIVGYFTYGKVVDKVFGPDDRPTPAISMADGVDYVPMNNKKIFLIQLLNIAGLGPITGALMGALWGPVVYLWIVLGTIFAGGVHDFMTGMLSVRNGGGSISEIVGKYLGTGMKQVMRVFSVFLLLMVGTVFAVGPSALLAMLTPKVLDKNFWLIVVLIYYFLATLLPIDKLIGKIYPFFGICLIIMAVGVGVGLVVEGYPLPELSLQNMHPAKTPIWPFMFITVACGAISGFHATQSPLMARCLTTERKGRQTFYGAMVAEGIIAMVWAAAGVSFYNTTGGLSAVLSNPNVGPNGAVYQICMTVLGPVGGVLAMIGVIACPITSGDTAFRSARLTIADWFKIDQKVVKPRLLLTIPVLAFGAIIGGFVDYSVVWRYFSWSNQTLAMMALWAAAVYLWQEKKFYWMAAIPATFMSAVSATYFLAAPECLGMLKNGMINVAYAIGILVAALFLGIFLKTTTFKKKDRLATPA encoded by the coding sequence ATGGTTACTTTTTTACTTTGCATCGCACTGCTGATTGTTGGCTATTTTACCTATGGTAAAGTAGTTGACAAAGTCTTTGGACCTGATGACCGTCCAACTCCTGCAATTTCAATGGCGGACGGCGTGGACTATGTTCCAATGAACAACAAAAAAATATTTTTGATCCAGTTATTAAATATCGCGGGTTTAGGACCCATTACAGGTGCTTTGATGGGTGCACTGTGGGGCCCCGTCGTGTATCTTTGGATTGTCTTAGGCACAATTTTTGCAGGCGGTGTCCATGATTTCATGACTGGTATGCTTTCGGTCCGCAACGGAGGAGGCAGCATCTCCGAAATCGTCGGCAAGTATTTGGGCACCGGTATGAAACAGGTAATGCGTGTCTTCTCGGTGTTTCTGCTGCTGATGGTCGGTACTGTTTTTGCAGTAGGACCGTCCGCTCTGCTGGCGATGCTGACTCCCAAAGTGCTTGATAAAAACTTTTGGCTGATAGTAGTATTGATTTATTACTTCCTTGCGACTTTGCTTCCAATTGACAAACTGATTGGTAAGATTTATCCCTTCTTTGGCATTTGCCTTATCATCATGGCTGTTGGTGTTGGCGTTGGACTAGTCGTTGAGGGATATCCTCTGCCTGAACTTTCCTTACAGAACATGCATCCTGCTAAAACCCCAATCTGGCCGTTTATGTTCATTACCGTCGCATGCGGCGCAATTTCCGGATTTCATGCAACACAGTCCCCTCTGATGGCGCGCTGCCTTACCACTGAGCGTAAAGGCCGCCAAACCTTCTATGGCGCAATGGTTGCTGAGGGCATTATTGCTATGGTATGGGCCGCCGCGGGCGTTAGCTTCTATAACACCACAGGCGGTTTATCCGCTGTACTGAGCAACCCGAACGTTGGACCGAACGGTGCGGTTTATCAAATCTGCATGACCGTCCTTGGGCCTGTCGGCGGTGTGCTGGCTATGATCGGCGTTATTGCGTGTCCCATTACGTCCGGCGATACCGCATTTAGAAGTGCTCGGCTGACCATCGCTGATTGGTTTAAAATTGATCAAAAAGTTGTAAAGCCACGGCTGTTACTTACTATTCCCGTATTAGCTTTTGGTGCGATTATAGGCGGGTTCGTAGATTATTCAGTTGTTTGGAGATATTTCTCTTGGTCCAACCAGACCCTTGCTATGATGGCTCTGTGGGCCGCTGCGGTTTATCTCTGGCAGGAAAAGAAATTTTACTGGATGGCTGCCATCCCGGCTACATTCATGTCGGCGGTCAGCGCTACATATTTCTTGGCAGCGCCTGAATGCCTTGGCATGCTTAAAAATGGCATGATTAATGTAGCTTATGCCATTGGCATTTTGGTCGCGGCTTTGTTCTTGGGAATATTCTTGAAGACAACTACTTTTAAGAAAAAAGACCGGCTTGCCACACCGGCATAA
- a CDS encoding site-2 protease family protein — MSFSIKSCHITISFLFVAVLAIFFLFDKSGMAVLGILSAAIHESGHLAVMLAFGAAPSQIKFTPFGIDIIKSTGIRSYWRDAAISVAGPGANIVAALLFQIIDAHYFNYFILANLVLAGFNLLPVEPLDGGQALYSLLCIKLNSSQSEKIVSVASFAVLTPLAVIGFIFLFHLNGNFYLFTVCVYLILLLLLKKGRYY; from the coding sequence ATGTCCTTTTCGATCAAAAGCTGTCACATCACCATCAGTTTTTTATTTGTAGCTGTACTGGCAATTTTTTTCTTATTTGATAAAAGCGGTATGGCCGTCCTAGGCATTTTGTCGGCTGCCATTCACGAATCCGGACATTTGGCGGTAATGCTTGCGTTTGGGGCAGCACCGTCACAGATTAAATTCACTCCGTTCGGTATTGACATTATTAAGTCAACCGGTATAAGATCATATTGGCGTGACGCCGCGATTTCGGTTGCCGGACCGGGTGCCAATATCGTCGCTGCTTTGCTTTTCCAAATCATTGACGCCCATTATTTTAATTATTTCATTCTTGCCAATCTGGTATTGGCAGGATTTAATCTACTGCCGGTTGAACCGCTTGACGGCGGTCAGGCGCTTTATTCGTTGCTTTGTATCAAGCTGAATTCCTCGCAGTCGGAAAAAATAGTATCCGTCGCCTCGTTTGCGGTTCTTACGCCTCTTGCGGTGATCGGTTTTATTTTTTTATTTCATTTGAATGGGAATTTTTATCTTTTCACAGTATGCGTCTACCTAATTTTACTGCTCCTTTTAAAGAAAGGAAGATATTATTGA
- a CDS encoding TIGR03960 family B12-binding radical SAM protein, protein MINKRIEKLLANVQKPGRYVGGELNCVMKHADEVDVRFAFCFPDIYEVGMSHLGLKILYSQLNTVPYIWCERVFAPWVDMENEMRENAVPLYALESGDNVCDFDIIGFTLQYELSYTNILNMLDLAGIPLKSCDRHFLSQLVVAGGPCACNPEPLADFFDLFFIGEGEEVDLEVIDLYREYKKQNRSKEDFLIAAAQIQGVYVPSLYDVTYNEDDTVKAIVPKSGAPMPVKKRIMMDVDKSYFPDKFVVPYIEIVHDRTVAEVLRGCIRGCRFCQAGFLYRPFREKSVDVIDKQCHDLCNNTGYDEISLSSLSTSDHSKLNELIDQLHTWTETENTGISLPSLRVDNFSTELMSKIKSVRRSGLTFAPEAGTQRLRNVINKNVSEADLMQTVSTAFKGGWTTIKLYFMIGLPTETMDDIAGIAELGQKVVDAYYDNPDKPKGKSVKVTVSASSFVPKPFTPFQWEPQDTMEMLRKKQRHLVASVKTRKVEPNWHDADTSFMEAAFARGDRRLCSVLLEAFNSGCKMDGWQDFFSFSKWMGIFHKCGIDPAFYANRRRSFNEVLPWDHIDYGIKKSFLIDECKKAYSDTTTPNCREQCSSCGAACFKGGICYEERQSLV, encoded by the coding sequence ATGATAAATAAAAGAATAGAAAAACTGCTTGCGAACGTGCAAAAACCCGGCAGATATGTCGGGGGTGAACTTAACTGCGTGATGAAGCATGCGGATGAAGTTGACGTGCGGTTCGCATTTTGCTTTCCTGATATATATGAGGTTGGTATGTCGCACCTCGGATTGAAAATTTTGTACAGTCAGCTGAATACAGTGCCTTATATCTGGTGTGAGCGCGTATTTGCCCCATGGGTGGATATGGAGAATGAAATGCGCGAAAATGCAGTCCCGCTTTATGCGCTGGAAAGCGGAGACAATGTTTGCGACTTCGATATCATCGGCTTTACGCTCCAGTATGAACTTAGCTATACGAACATATTGAATATGCTGGATTTGGCAGGAATTCCGCTGAAATCCTGTGACAGACATTTTCTTTCACAGCTTGTTGTAGCCGGTGGTCCGTGTGCGTGCAACCCCGAACCTCTGGCGGATTTTTTCGACCTGTTTTTTATAGGGGAAGGGGAAGAGGTAGACCTTGAAGTCATTGATCTTTACCGGGAATATAAAAAACAGAACCGCTCCAAGGAAGATTTTTTAATTGCCGCTGCGCAGATTCAGGGTGTTTATGTACCTTCCTTGTACGATGTCACTTACAATGAAGATGATACGGTTAAAGCAATCGTGCCGAAATCCGGCGCACCCATGCCTGTGAAAAAGCGCATTATGATGGATGTGGACAAGTCCTACTTTCCCGATAAATTTGTCGTTCCGTACATTGAAATTGTGCATGACAGAACCGTAGCAGAGGTTTTGCGCGGCTGCATCAGGGGATGCCGTTTTTGTCAGGCGGGCTTTCTATATCGACCGTTCCGCGAGAAATCGGTTGATGTAATCGACAAGCAATGTCATGATTTGTGCAATAATACAGGGTATGATGAAATTTCTCTTTCCTCGCTCAGTACGAGTGACCACTCAAAGCTAAATGAACTGATTGACCAGCTCCATACATGGACAGAAACGGAGAATACAGGAATATCTCTGCCGTCCCTTAGGGTCGATAATTTTTCTACTGAACTGATGTCGAAGATCAAATCCGTCCGCCGCAGCGGTCTGACCTTTGCGCCGGAAGCCGGCACCCAGCGTTTGAGAAATGTCATTAATAAGAACGTCAGCGAAGCCGACCTTATGCAAACCGTAAGCACCGCTTTTAAAGGCGGCTGGACAACGATCAAGCTTTATTTTATGATCGGACTGCCGACTGAAACAATGGATGATATCGCGGGCATTGCGGAACTGGGGCAAAAGGTGGTCGACGCTTACTATGACAACCCTGACAAGCCCAAAGGGAAAAGTGTGAAAGTTACTGTCAGTGCATCTTCCTTTGTTCCAAAACCGTTCACGCCTTTTCAATGGGAGCCGCAGGATACAATGGAGATGCTCCGCAAGAAACAGCGTCACCTGGTCGCTTCGGTCAAAACCAGAAAGGTAGAACCAAACTGGCATGATGCGGATACCAGTTTCATGGAAGCCGCCTTTGCTCGCGGAGACAGGCGCCTTTGCAGCGTTTTACTGGAAGCGTTTAACAGCGGATGTAAAATGGATGGATGGCAGGACTTTTTCTCCTTTTCCAAATGGATGGGAATCTTTCACAAGTGTGGAATTGACCCGGCTTTTTATGCAAACCGAAGAAGAAGTTTTAATGAAGTGCTGCCGTGGGACCATATTGATTACGGAATCAAAAAATCATTCCTGATTGATGAATGTAAAAAAGCGTATTCCGACACAACTACACCCAACTGCCGTGAGCAGTGTTCCTCCTGCGGTGCAGCTTGTTTTAAAGGAGGAATCTGCTATGAAGAACGTCAGAGTCTGGTTTAA
- a CDS encoding TIGR03936 family radical SAM-associated protein: protein MKNVRVWFKKIGTARYISHLDLNRCMLRAIHKAKIPLWYTQGYNPHAFITFALPLSLGIGGERESMDIKLDDDNLSREELIARLNAALPDDIPIFDVTEPVMKPGQIAYASFLMKLDTQDMDSAETAFKISELFSSNTVVVPKHTKNGFIDLDLKPYLYQTEVVSRNGRVEIGTVLPAGSTMNVNPALLCDAIKKYLGFDLYADIQRINIFDADLKIFE from the coding sequence ATGAAGAACGTCAGAGTCTGGTTTAAAAAAATCGGTACGGCACGTTATATTTCACATCTTGATTTAAACCGGTGCATGCTGCGCGCCATTCATAAAGCTAAAATACCTTTATGGTACACACAGGGGTACAACCCCCATGCCTTTATTACTTTTGCACTCCCGCTGTCGCTCGGCATCGGCGGAGAACGCGAAAGTATGGATATAAAACTGGATGACGATAACCTTTCACGTGAAGAATTGATTGCAAGGCTGAATGCCGCCCTGCCGGACGATATCCCCATTTTTGACGTTACCGAACCGGTCATGAAGCCGGGACAGATCGCCTACGCTTCTTTTTTGATGAAGCTGGATACGCAGGATATGGACTCCGCAGAAACTGCTTTCAAAATCAGCGAGTTGTTCAGCAGCAATACGGTGGTTGTTCCCAAGCACACGAAAAACGGATTTATTGATTTGGATTTGAAACCATACCTGTATCAAACGGAAGTCGTATCCCGAAATGGCAGAGTTGAAATCGGCACCGTCCTTCCTGCCGGAAGCACCATGAACGTCAATCCGGCACTTTTGTGTGATGCTATTAAAAAATATCTTGGTTTTGATTTATATGCTGACATTCAAAGAATCAATATATTTGACGCTGATCTTAAAATATTCGAATAA